The genomic interval GAAAGTGCTGGGGCACCGCATAATAAGTTCGCGAATTTATGTGACACAGCACTAGAGAACCCGTCTCAATTGAGAGAGATTCGTAAAAAGACTCCCTGAGAATCCGCGCAGGGATTCTTTTTTGCTTTGTCTTCCTTTTCGCGTGGCAGCGTGGTAATCTACATCTAACTTTTGCCCTCTGGGCGTGTCCAAGAGAAATGCCGGTCTTGTGCATCTTTCCCGGAGGGCCGGAAGGTGAAAGATGCTGCTCTACTGGCAGTATATACCTGGAGGTGAACAAATGAACGAGATTGAAAGCGAAGTTCAGAAGGAGCCATCATTCCCATCCAGAGTCCTCAGAGTGTTCTATTCCCCAAGGAAAGTCTTCGAGTCTCTTGACAGAAGACCTGAGTGGATCTGGGCTGCGCTTCTTGGACTGGTGATCTCGCTCGCGCTGACATTCATCCTTCTGCCCAGAGTCTTTCTTCCCGAGCACCTCGCAGCATTAAGGGACAATCCCGACATAACTCCGGAAAGACTCTCTGCCGTCGAGGAAAGATTTCAGGGCATGCTTCCAACTATCATGGGTCTCGCATCTGCTCTTTTCGGCTTCCTTGTCGGTCTTTTCGGAAAATCGCTTGTCATCTTTGTGGCTGCCCTGGCATTCCTCTCGGCCCGCGCCCCATTCACAAAGGTACTCTCGGTGATGGCATACAGCGGCTTCATAGGACTGCTTTCTTACGCCCTGAAAACCCCACTGATGGTCGCAAAAGGTACTAGAAACATCGAAACAAGCCTGGCGGTTTTTGTGAGTCCGGATGAGGGAAGCAAGGTCGTTCGCGGCCTTCTGGGAAGCTTCGACGTCTTCGCGATATGGGAGCTTGCGATAGTATCAATTGGCATCGGAGTGATATTCAAAGTGACCGGCAAGAAAGCCGCAATGATGGTGGTCCCCATCTGGATAGTGTGGAGAGTTCTTGTTTCCTTTCTGGGCAGCTTCGCAGGCAGAACCTAAGAGATCTGAAACATTCTGGTTTCTTGTCACGTAAAGATTAGTTGTTGCGTTGCAGTCAGGTGGGGTTTGGAAGACTCAATTGCATGGGGGAAAAGATGACGAGATTCTGCTCCGCGTTTCTGGTTTCTCTGTTCCTTCTTTGCGGTACTACTTTTCCTATTTTCGGCGCTGACGCAAAGCCGGTTCCGCTTGGGAAGCTCTCTGTTGAGGATTGCGTGAAGATCGCCCTTGAACGGAGCCCAACCGTTGCGGTTGCAAAGGCACAGACTCTCCAGTCTCGGGGGGCGCTGAATGCTGCAATGTCCGGGGTCCTTCCGAGAGTCAGTGCGTCAGTAGGTTATACTACGACGACTAATGCAATCGAAAGATACAGTTTCAGCTCAGGGAGGTTCACCAAGACAAGCTCAATTTACGGTGCCGGATCTCAAGCCAGGCTGAGCCTTCTCGATAGAGCTACCTGGACAAGGGTCGGAGCGGCACGTGAAGAGGCCCGTGCATCGAGGGAATCGCAGGCTTCAAGTGAAGCGGATGTGGCATTCCAGGTGAGGAGCAAGTACTACGACCTCGTGAGAGCGAGAAAGCTCCTCGAAGTGGCAAGAGAGGCACTGAGGCTGAGTCTTGATCAGCTGAGAAGGTCCGAGAGTCTGTATTCTCTCGGCTCTGTCACGAAAGGAGATGTCCTCAAGGCAAAGGTCAGCGTGGCAGAAAGTGAGCTGGGCGTGATCGGGGCAGAGAACAGGGCACAGCTTGAGATTGTCAGACTTGCCGCACTGATGGGACTTCTGCCCGACCAGTCGTTCGAAGTTGATGAAACGCTGGAGGAGTCTCCAGTCTCGATAGATTCTTCGGCGGTCTTCAGTGCAGCCATGAAAGAAAGGCCTGACCTGAAGGAAGCGCGCCACAGACTCAAAGCGTCAAACCTGAACCTGGGAACTGCCGGCGCAGGACGGCTTCCGTCTCTCTCGCTGACTGCGGGATACAGCTCCTATGTTTCTGGTATGCCGCACGGCTTCAACCAATTCGTTTTTGGAAACACCAAGGATGCTACGACCGGCGTTGATCTAAAGAACTATAGTTGGGATGTGGGGCTTGAAGTCAGCATCCCCATTTTTGACGGGCTGCTCACCAGAGGAAACACACAGCAAGCGCGGGCACAACACGTGGCAGCAAAGGAGAGCTTGAGGCAGCTTGAGCTCAATGCGCAGCTTGAAGTGAAGGAAGCCATCCTCGCCTTGAAAGAGGCCAGGGAGAAGCTGGTGTCCTCAAAGGAAGGTCTTCTCTCTGCAGAGGAAAGCTACAAGCTTTCGAAGGAGAAATATGATGTCGGGTCAGGGACTATGCTTGAGCTGATAGACTCAGAAGTTGGACTTGCCAGGGCAAGGAGTTCCTATGTTGATGCGTTGAGCTCGGTGAAAGTGGCCCAGGCTATGATCGTCAGGGCAAGTGGAAGGAAATACTGAAAATGAAGAAGAAGATCCTGATTATTGCTGCTGCCGTGATTGTGATTCTGGTGTTTGTTGTAGCCAACCTGAAGAGGAGTTCAGGCAAGACTATTGATGTTCAGACAACGACCGTCAAGCGAGGCGAGATCACGCAATTGGTGAGGGCATCCGGAAGCGTTGAGCCGCGAACGATTGTGAAACTCAGCGCTAGTGTCCCCGGGCAGGTGACAAAAATTCATGTGAAAGAAGGAGATTCGGTAACAAAGGGACAGCTTCTTCTCAAGCTTGATGACACGCAATACCGGTCACAACTCAACAGCGGCGAGGCAGAACTGCAGTCTGCGGAAGCAAGTCTGAGACTATCTGCTGCGAATCTGGAGAGGTCGAGACAGGCTCTTGAAAGGAAAAAGGCACTTTCAGAAAGATCGCTTGTTTCCCCCGAAGAGCTTGAGGCCATTCAGACACAGTTCAATGTTGACAAGGCACAGAAGGACGTTGCTGAAGAAAGGGTCAGTCAGGCAAAAGCCAACCTGAGAGCTGCCAGGGACTATCTTGACAAGACGGTCTTCACCTCTCCGATCGATGGAGTCATTTCCCAGCTCAATATCGAAGAGGGAGAGATTGCCATAACCGGGACTATGAATAACCCCGGGACGGTGATGCTGACGGTAGCCGACCTCTCCGTGATGGAAGTGAAGGCCGATGTTGATGAGACCGATGTTGTGCACGTGACGAACGGACAGCCGGTTAAGATTACCGTGGATGCAATCAGAGACACGACGTTCAAGGGAACTGTTACCGAAGTTGCAAGCACTGCAAAGGTTTCGGGATTCGGGACCGAGAGGGAAGAAGTGAACTTCGAGGTGACAGTCGAAGTGACTGACAAGGTCCCGCAGCTCAGACCCGGCATGACCGCTGATGTCGAAATTACCACGGGCGTTGCGAAGAACGTTCTTTCAGTCCCGATACAGGCGGTCGTCGTGAAAACCAAGAAGGACATAGAAAGCGAGAAGGCAGCGCTTGAGAAAGTGAAATCTAAGAAGAAGGCAAAGAACCCCAAAAAGTCCGATGAGACGGATAAGGATAAAGAGAAGGACAAAGAGATAAACGGCGTCTTTGTGGTTGAAAAGGGGATTGCCAAGTTCCATGAGGTGAAGACTCTGCTCTCAGGGGATACGAACATTGAAGTCGCCGGCAGCATCAAGGAAGGGGACAAAATCATCTCGGGACCTTTTAAGACCCTCAGGAATCTGAAGGAAGGCGCGAAGGTCAAAGAGGCAGGCGAAGGAAAGAAGAAAGAGAAGAAGAGTTAGGAGGCCGGCTTGCTAATCGAGCTCAACGACATAGTGAAAACCTACAAGGTGGGTGCCGAGGAGGTGCACGCCTTGAGGGGTATCAGCATCAGTTTTGAGAAGAACGAGTACCTGGCGATAATGGGTCCTTCCGGCTCGGGGAAATCGACTCTGATGAATCTGATTGGATGCCTTGATACGCCGACTTCGGGAACTTATAAGCTGGCCGGAAGCGAAGTAAGCAAGTATGGAGACGACGACCTGGCCAGGATAAGAAACCGGGAGATAGGGTTTGTCTTCCAGACATTTAATCTTCTTCCGAGGGCCACTGCTCTTCACAACGTCGAGCTTCCTCTTATCTACAGCGGAGTTCCTACGCAGGAGAGACGGGAAAGGGCGAGAAAATCGCTTGAGATTGTCGGACTGGGGGGCAGGACTCATCACAGGCCGAACGAGCTTTCAGGAGGAGAAAGGCAAAGAGTCGCCATAGCCAGAGCGATTGTGAACAAACCGTCCATCATCCTTGCCGATGAGCCCACAGGAAATCTTGACTCCAAGATTGGCTCGGAAATCATGGATGTCTTTCGGGAAATCTGTAACGCGGGAAATACAATAGTCCTCGTGACTCATGAAGAATACATCGCGAAGCATGCCGGGCGAATTGTGAGACTGATGGACGGCCAAATCGAGTCGGATGAGCGAAATTGAATCTCTTCAGTGATTGCGGAGCTGCTCCGCATGATGGCGCAGGGCACCTTCCTTAGAGAGAAGCAACCTTGAGACTCACAGAAAGCATTTCTCTCGCTTTTGGCTCCCTTCGAGCAAACAAACTCCGGTCATTCCTCACCATCCTTGGCAACATAATCGGAGTCATGTCAGTAATTGCGGTCGTCTCGATAATCAACGGAATGAATAAGTACGTGTCCGAGAAAATCGCAGCCCAGGGGTCAAATGTCCTGTACATCGATAAGTTCGGCATGATCACCAGCGACGAGGAGTGGCAGGAGGCAGTGAAAAGGAAAGACATACTTCTCGAAGATGAAAAGGCGCTGGCGAGCTTCATGAAATCTGCTGTCGCTGTGACCGGGCAGGTTTACGCACGGAAGACCACGAAGAGCAGAAACCAATCGGCTTCCCGGATCGAGATCAAAGGCATGACTGAGGGATATTTCGAAACCGAGACCTACGACCTCGAAGACGGACGGCACTTGGACGAGTCCGACGTGAATCACAAGAGGCCGTTTGCAGTTCTCGGATACGGCGTGGCCGAGAAACTCTTTCCCGGGATCGATCCTCTTGGGAAAGAAATCAGAGTGGGAAGAAACTACCTCAAGGTAATCGGAACGATAGAGAAGAAAGGGAGCCTCCTGGGAATGAGCCAGGACAACTTCGTCATCATTCCGATAACCACCTTTCAGAAGTTTTTCGGGGAAAGGCAATCAGTGACAATCTTGGTGAAAACGAAGAGCGCCGAGCTCATGAAGAAGGCTGAGGATGAAGCGAGATTTCTCTTGAGGATGAGGAGAAAGATCCCGTTTACAAAACCCGATGATTTCGCGATTCTGACTGCCGACACATTCATGAACCTCTACAAGAACTTCACATCGACGGCATTCATAGTCATGGTTGGCGTTGCGTCACTCTCCCTCATTGTCGGCGGAATAGTGATAATGAACATCATGCTTGTCACAGTCACGGAAAGAACGAGAGAGATTGGCATAAGAAAGGCGGTCGGTGCAAGGGCACGGGACGTCCTGCAGCAGTTCCTGGTCGAGGCCGTTGCACTTTCCACGGTGGGCGGAATAATAGGCATACTACTGGGGATAGTGATTGCCAAGACGGTCTCCAGTCTGACGCCTCTTCCTTCATCTGTGCGGTTGTGGTCAGTACTGGCAGGGCTCCTGGTCTCTTCTTCCGTAGGCATCTTCTTCGGAATCTATCCGGCAAGAAGGGCTGCCCAGCAGGACACGATTGTAGCCCTGCGGTACGAATAGATGGCGGCTTTTGAAGCAGAACGGTTATCGCGGATTGATAGGGAGGCATAGACACAGTGCCGTTGTATCTTGACGAAACAGTTGAAGCAACGAAGATGGCCATCTCTGCCCTCAGGGCAAACAAGATGCGCTCATTTCTGACTATTCTTGGAGTGATCATCGGTGTCACAACCGTGATGGGGATGGTCTCACTCATCGAAGGGCTGAACAAGGGCATGATGAGGCAGCTCGCGTCACTGGGCTCGGACACGATACACATCAGGAAGTTCAAGCCCGGTGTCTTCGTGGGGGAGTTTCCCGACAGTCTGAGACATAGAAAGGCGTTTACCGAAGAAGACGTCAAAGCTGTGATGAGCTTCTGCCCATCCGTCAAGGAGGTGGCGCCTCTCAACTTCACAGAGGCGAAACTCAAATACGGCAGCAATGAGACAAGGACCATGTTCATTATCGGCTCAGCGCCGGCGCTCTCGGTGACAAACGAGCTTTCCGTCTCGCAGGGAAGATTCTTCACGGAGACCGAAGTCGATCACAGGGCACAGGTCTGTGTCCTGGGCCAGGACATTCTCTCGACACTCTTCCCGCACGCCAATGCTGTGGGTAAGCTCATACGAATCGGAAATGCGCCTTATACGGTTGTGGGCGAGCTCGAGACGATGGGGAAGTTCCTGGGCCAGACAAGAGATGACATGGTGGTCGTGCCGTATACGACACTCTTCAAGAAGTACGGGAAAGATATTGACCTTTACATGAACGCAAAGCCCACGAGTCCCGACAAGCTTGATGCTGCAATTGATGAGATTACCGAACTCCTCAGACGGAGAAGGGGAATACCAAGCAACAAGTCCGAGGATTTCGGCATATTCACGAATGAGACTCTCATGGACCTATATCACAAGATTACGGGAGCATTCTATCTTGTGATGATTGTCATCTCATCAATCGGACTCCTTGTCGGCGGGATCGGGGTCATGAACATTATGCTCGTGTCGGTCCGGGAAAGGACACGGGAAATAGGTCTGAGAAAGGCCATCGGGGCAAGGAAAAAGGACATCCTGTGGCAGTTTCTTGTAGAGGCGGGGACGCTCACTGGGACCGGGGGCATACTTGGAATAATCATCGGTCTCTCAATCGGGAAACTCATCGATCTCGCTACGCCTCTTCCTTCTGCGGTTCCTCTCTGGGCGATCATCCTCGGATTCTCGTTCTCGGTCGGGGTAGGCATGTTCTTCGGAATCTACCCGGCAGTCAAGGCCGCCTCACTCGATCCAGTCGAAGCCCTGCGCTACGAATAATTCGGGGACACATCACCTAATTCAGCGGCGCAAATAACGCGAATCACGGGGTACCAGAAGTCCATAGTGGCGAATGAGCGTTTCGCTGGCTCCGCTCCGGGATGACCCATCTAGGGCTCGCCAGGCGGGGAGTCCTTGCCCCTCCCAGCCTCTTAAGGGCTGGGTATCCCCACCTTGCTCGCCAAGATGGGTGTCCCATCCCTCCCGCGAAAGCCATCTCACGGCTCATCGCCACGACAACTCGACTTGTCCCTGTGGCGTCGCCAACCCGCCCGAGAACAGATGACTCAAATCTGGATTTGCGATATACTCCGTTCCCTATGAAACGCAAAGTCATTTCTGCCTTCGTTCTGCTTATTGCTCTGCTTCAAGCGGCGGGCTGTGGGAGGGAAAAGTTCTCCGGAAAGCCGGCTGCCTCTACCCTTGACGCTATTCTGAGAGCGCGCAAGATAAAGGTTGGAACGAATCCCGGCTACAAGCCATTCGAAATGATTGACAAAGATGGAAAGGTGGTCGGCTTCGATATTGATGTGGCAAAATTCATAGCCGACAAACTCGGTGTCGAGCTTGAAGTGGTCGTGACCGACTGGGATCCAGCAATATCGAATCTGAATGCCGGGAAGTTCGATGTCATAATTTCGGGCATGACGAGAACGCTCGAAAGAGCCCTTGCCTGCAACTTCACAGACCCTTACTTCAAGACCGGGCAGGCACTCATCGTGAACAAGAAAAAGTATCCGCCCGGCACAATCAAGAGCCACAAGTTTTTCAATCGCAGGGGAGTAGTCATTTCAACAAAATTGGGGACGACCGGGGAGATTGCGGCAAGGAAGGAATTTCCGCTCGCAGAGATAAAGACGTTTGAAGATGAAAGCGAAGCCGCTCTTGAGGTGGACACAGGAAGAGCAGAAATTATGGTCTATGATCAACCATTCTGCGCATTTCATGCAGGAGAAGTCCCTGAAAAGGTCTATGCCGTTCTTGAACCATTCACCTCAGAGTATCTCGCCTTTGCGCTGAGAAAAGGGGACCCGGATTTTCTTTCATGGCTCAATCTTGCGATATTTGAGATCCACTCAAGCGGGGTTTACGATAGTCTCTTTAACAAGTGGTTCGTCGAGATGCCGTGGATTGAAAGGGTCAAGTGAAAATGAGTTGTCCGTCTTTTCAATTGATGCAATAGAGACCCCAGATGGGTTACCCCTGGCACTGGGAGCAAATCCCTCCCTACCTTCCGTTATTCATCACCGCCCTGGGCAGGACCCTTCTCATTTCTCTCTGGTCAATCATATTCGGAACCGCCCTTGGCCTCGTAATCGGGGTTATGAGAGTTCAAAGGAAGGGTGTATTTGCCTCAGCGTCGCTTGCCTATGTGGAAGTGATGAGAAACATTCCTCTCATGCTCGTAATCTTTCTCACCTATTTCGGAGTTGGATACATCTACCCGATGTCGGGACTCTGGGCGTCAATAATCAGTCTCTCAATCTTTGAAGCGGCATACATAGCAGAGATAGTAAGGGCGGGGATACAGTCGATAGAGAAGGGACAGCTTGAGGCGTCGAGGTCCCTTGGCATGAGTTACTTTCAGAGCTTGAGGTTTGTTGTTCTTCCGCAAGCAGTACGGAGAATAATCCCGCCGCTCACCGGACAGTTTGTTTCCCTTATCAAAGATTCGTCGCTGGCTTCCCTTGTTTCTTACCAGGAGCTCATGCTCGTTGGGAGACAGATAAATTCAAGGATATTCCGGCCATTTGAGGTTTTTCTCACAATCGGAGTGCTCTACTTCTCGATATGTTTTCTGCTTTCCTTGCTCTCAAGGTATGAAGAGAGAAGGCTTGCTATTTCGGAGTGACCAGAGAGAATCGCAATCCCGAGGAGACATGACTGAAGCTGCGATAGTCGAATTGCGAAACGTGTCAAAGAGCTTTAGCAGAAGCGTGCACGCTCTCGTCGATGTCAATCTCTCTGTGATTCCGCGTGAAGTGCTCGTGATCATAGGGCCGAGCGGTTCAGGCAAGAGCACACTTCTCCGCTGCATCAACGGTCTCGAAAAGGTAGATGCCGGCTCCGTGGTCGTTGACGGTATCACTCTTGATGAATCCAAGGTCAATATGAACAAGGTCCGGGAAGAAGTTGGGATGGTGTTTCAGCAGTTCAATCTCTTCCCTCACATGACGGTCAGGGATAATATTGTCATGCCGCAGGTTGTAGTGAGAAAGAGGACGAAGGAAGAGGCAACAGAGACCGCGCAGAGACTGCTCGACAAAGTCGGAATTCCCGAGAAGCTCTTGAGCTATCCCGGACAACTCTCCGGCGGGCAGAAACAGAGGGTTGCAATTGCCAGAGCGCTTGCGATGCAGCCCAAGGTGATGCTCTTTGATGAACCTACCTCGGCTCTTGATCCGGAGGTAACGAAGGAAGTCCTCGACACAATGAAGCAGCTCGCGCGCGATGGGATGACAATGATTGTTGTGTCGCACGAAATGGGATTTGCCAAAGAGGTGAGCCACAGGATAGCATTTATGGACGAAGGGAAGATCATCGAGAAAGGGGATACCTTGGGCTTCTTTCAGAATCCCAGGAATCCGAGAACAAGGGCCTTCCTCGACAAAATACTGTAAGCCCCTCACCTTGATCCTCTCCCCAAGGGGGAGAGGTTGGTAAGGGGACATGGGGAGAATTGAGCAGACGGCGGTGACGCGGCCGTGCAGCAGGCAAGGGTGGAGATGTCCTTGAACCGACTTTCCGAAAATTTGTGGACTCCCTTCTTGGACGAGGGAGCGACCCTGAAGGGGACGAATTTGCGCTGTCTGAGGCCGTTAGGCCGAGTTCGCAAATTCGAGTGAGCGAGTCCAAGAAGGATCGACATTTTCGGCAGGAGGGAAAGGACATCTCGGGAATTGAGTGATGTCCCCGAATTAAGGTGGCTTTATGAAAGGTATTGAGATACACGGCGCGAGAGAGCATAACCTCAAGAACATCGACGTATTCATTCCCAGGAACAAACTCACGGTCATCACAGGAGTGAGCGGCTCCGGCAAGTCATCGCTTGCATTCGACACGGTGTACGCGGAGGGGCAGCGGAGGTACGTTGAGTCGCTTTCGGCCTATGCAAGACAGTTCCTGAGCCAGATGGAAAAGCCCGACGTGGACGGGATCACAGGGCTTTCGCCGTCGATATCCATAGAGCAGAGGAAGGCAGGGCATAATCCGCGCTCCACCGTTGCAACAATCACCGAAATCTACGACTACCTGAGATTGATCTTCTCGAGAATCGGGACGCAGTATTGCCCCCAGTGCAAGATTCCGATTTCGAGACAAACGGTCCAGGAAATGGTTGACCGGGTTTACGAACTTTCGCCCGGAACAAAGCTTTCGATCTACGCGCCGCTTGTCAGAGGAAGGAAGGGCGAGTACAGAAAAGAAATTGAAGCACTGAGGCAGCAGGGCTTCCTGAGGGCAAGAATCGACGGCCATGTGCGGGAGCTTGAGGGCATCACGAGACTTGAGAAAACCAAGAAGCACACAATTGATGTGCTTATCGACAAAATTTCGGTTGATGAGAAATTCAAGAGACGCGCAAGCGATTCAATTGAGCTCGCGCTGAAAGCCGGCTCGGGACTTGTGAAGATTGAGACTTCCGAAGAAAAGGAGCTGCTTTTCAGCGAAAAGGCCTCTTGCACAAAGTGCGGGAAAGGATTCGACGAGCTTCTTCCCAGGATGTTTTCCTTCAATAGTCCCTACGGGGCATGCAAGAGTTGCGACGGCTTGGGGACGATGCTTGAGATCGAACCGGAACTCGTTATCCCCGACAAGAGTCTCTCAATCCTCGAAGCCGCGATAGCCCCCTGGGGAAAGCTTTCATCCGGCGGGTGGCATGCCCCCTGGGTCAAGGCGCTCTCGAAGAAATACGGGTTCAGGACATCAGACCCGTGGAAGAAGATCGGGGAGGATGCAAAGAACGCGCTTCTCTTCGGGACAGAAGATGAATTCAAGGTGGAGTACGTAAGCGAGAAATCGAAGTTTGAATACTCAGGGCCATTCGAGGGTGTGATTCCGAACTTGAAGAGGAGATACAAAGAGACAAAATCTGAGGCAATAAGAGAGTGGATTCACGGCTTCATGGCACAGAGAATCTGCGGCGCGTGCGGAGGCACAAGACTCAAGCCGGAGGCATTATCGGTCAAGATCGGCGATCTCACGATTGCGGATTGCGTGAAGCTTCAGGTCAAGGACGCCAAAAGAGTCTTCAGTGCTCTCAGGTTTGGTGAAAGGGATCGAATAATCGCTGAGCCAATCATGAAGGAAATTCGTCAAAGGCTTGATTTCCTTTCGAACGTGGGACTCGACTATCTGACACTTGATAGAGCTTCATCCACGCTGGCAGGCGGAGAAGCGCAGAGAATAAGACTTGCAACACAGATTGGCTCAAAACTAGTTGGAGTGCTCTACATCCTTGATGAACCATCGATAGGACTTCACAACAGGGACAACGAGAAACTGCTCAACACCTTGAAGACCTTGAGAGATCTCGGAAATACAGTCGTTGTCGTTGAACACGACAGGGATACGATTCTATCTTCGGACTGGATTGTTGACCTCGGTCCGGGAGCCGGGAAGGCCGGCGGTTACGTGGTGGCTTCGGGGACTCCTGCCGAGATCGCCCTCTCGGAATCTTCTCTCACCGGCCAATACATATCCGGGAGAAAAGAGGTCCCGCTTCCTCCAGGAAGAAAATTGCCTGACAAGAAGTGGCTGTCAGTCATAGGTGCGAGTGAGAATAATCTGAAAGAAATCGATGTTTCATTTCCGATCGGGCTTTTGACTTGCGTGACCGGAGTTTCAGGATCCGGGAAAAGCACGCTTGTAAACGATATATTGTACAGGGCGCTTGCACGCTATTTCCTCAACTCGACCGAGCTCTCCGGAAAACACAAGAAGATCGCCGGCCTCGAGCATCTCGACAAAGTTGCAGGAATTGACCAGTCGCCAATCGGAAGGACTCCAAGATCGAATCCTGCGACATACACCGGACTCTTCGCGCCGATCAGAGATCTGTTTTCGCAGTTTCCAGAGTCGCGCGTGAGAGGATATAGGCCCGGAAGATTCAGCTTCAACGTGAAGGGCGGGAGATGCGAAGCCTGTGAAGGTGACGGCGTTGTGAAAATCGAGATGCACTTCCTCCCTGATGTCTATGTGAAGTGCGAAGTATGCGGAGGAAAGAGATACAACAGGGAGACGCTCGAAATCAAGTACAAGGGAAAAAACATCTCCGAAGTTCTGGACATGACAGTCGATGAAGCTCTCGAATTTTTCCGCAACATACCTGGAATAAGGAGAAAGCTCGAGACATTGAAGGATGTGGGGTTGGGCTACATACATCTTGGCCAGAGTGCAACGACTCTGTCGGGCGGCGAGGCACAGAGAGTCAAACTTGCAACAGAGCTCTCAAAGATTGCGACCGGGAAGACGCTGTACTTGCTTGATGAACCGACGACAGGGCTTCATTTCGAAGACGTGAAGATGCTTCTTCAAGTTCTGAGGAGACTGACCGAAAAAGGAAATACTGTAGTCGTGATTGAACACAACCTTGATGTCATAAAGGTTGCGGATTACATCATTGACCTCGGTCCCGAAGGAGGAGACGAGGGAGGTCTGGTTGTGGCAAAAGGGACTCCTGAAGAAATCCTGAACAGGCCGGCGTCGTACACTGGGAAGGCGCTCAGGAAAGTGATGAATCCCGCGGCGGAATTGAGTCGAGTGTCCTAGTGTGGGACCTCGGTCCCGGTAGTCCGGTAAGATGGGCGCGATCAAGATTCGAGTAGCATTCGGCTAAGACTCAATAGGAGGAAACATAGCGTGGACGATGAACTGCGCAGAAAATGTGTTGTGTTCGTCAACGATTTGCTTCATCAAGATGACGGTCATACACATGAGGAGCTCGTGGAACGGCTGACTGAAGAATTCGACGTCACCTTGGACGAAGCGGATGACATTATTGACGACTGCACAAGCGCCATCGACGACCTCGACCTGGAAGACGACGTCGACTGGTAGTAGAAGGTAGAGAAATCCACGGTGAGGACCGGGCAGAGTCACCGCCCCCTCATTCTGAAAAGTAGGTGGCTTCCCACATTTCGAAATAACGTGGCTGAATAGAAAAGATTGACTGTTTTCCATATCATGTGTATACTGAAT from Candidatus Eisenbacteria bacterium carries:
- a CDS encoding amino acid ABC transporter ATP-binding protein, whose product is MTEAAIVELRNVSKSFSRSVHALVDVNLSVIPREVLVIIGPSGSGKSTLLRCINGLEKVDAGSVVVDGITLDESKVNMNKVREEVGMVFQQFNLFPHMTVRDNIVMPQVVVRKRTKEEATETAQRLLDKVGIPEKLLSYPGQLSGGQKQRVAIARALAMQPKVMLFDEPTSALDPEVTKEVLDTMKQLARDGMTMIVVSHEMGFAKEVSHRIAFMDEGKIIEKGDTLGFFQNPRNPRTRAFLDKIL
- a CDS encoding amino acid ABC transporter permease, with amino-acid sequence MGYPWHWEQIPPYLPLFITALGRTLLISLWSIIFGTALGLVIGVMRVQRKGVFASASLAYVEVMRNIPLMLVIFLTYFGVGYIYPMSGLWASIISLSIFEAAYIAEIVRAGIQSIEKGQLEASRSLGMSYFQSLRFVVLPQAVRRIIPPLTGQFVSLIKDSSLASLVSYQELMLVGRQINSRIFRPFEVFLTIGVLYFSICFLLSLLSRYEERRLAISE
- the uvrA gene encoding excinuclease ABC subunit UvrA, producing the protein MKGIEIHGAREHNLKNIDVFIPRNKLTVITGVSGSGKSSLAFDTVYAEGQRRYVESLSAYARQFLSQMEKPDVDGITGLSPSISIEQRKAGHNPRSTVATITEIYDYLRLIFSRIGTQYCPQCKIPISRQTVQEMVDRVYELSPGTKLSIYAPLVRGRKGEYRKEIEALRQQGFLRARIDGHVRELEGITRLEKTKKHTIDVLIDKISVDEKFKRRASDSIELALKAGSGLVKIETSEEKELLFSEKASCTKCGKGFDELLPRMFSFNSPYGACKSCDGLGTMLEIEPELVIPDKSLSILEAAIAPWGKLSSGGWHAPWVKALSKKYGFRTSDPWKKIGEDAKNALLFGTEDEFKVEYVSEKSKFEYSGPFEGVIPNLKRRYKETKSEAIREWIHGFMAQRICGACGGTRLKPEALSVKIGDLTIADCVKLQVKDAKRVFSALRFGERDRIIAEPIMKEIRQRLDFLSNVGLDYLTLDRASSTLAGGEAQRIRLATQIGSKLVGVLYILDEPSIGLHNRDNEKLLNTLKTLRDLGNTVVVVEHDRDTILSSDWIVDLGPGAGKAGGYVVASGTPAEIALSESSLTGQYISGRKEVPLPPGRKLPDKKWLSVIGASENNLKEIDVSFPIGLLTCVTGVSGSGKSTLVNDILYRALARYFLNSTELSGKHKKIAGLEHLDKVAGIDQSPIGRTPRSNPATYTGLFAPIRDLFSQFPESRVRGYRPGRFSFNVKGGRCEACEGDGVVKIEMHFLPDVYVKCEVCGGKRYNRETLEIKYKGKNISEVLDMTVDEALEFFRNIPGIRRKLETLKDVGLGYIHLGQSATTLSGGEAQRVKLATELSKIATGKTLYLLDEPTTGLHFEDVKMLLQVLRRLTEKGNTVVVIEHNLDVIKVADYIIDLGPEGGDEGGLVVAKGTPEEILNRPASYTGKALRKVMNPAAELSRVS